A stretch of Henckelia pumila isolate YLH828 chromosome 4, ASM3356847v2, whole genome shotgun sequence DNA encodes these proteins:
- the LOC140860768 gene encoding uncharacterized protein has product MASHDQTLPGDHQPGRNITIPLEQLESFVQEVVRKSLIAAKQPQSKDITVEEEGNQGNPNPIAQVQEGEEEESSWMHSIQSSMADELHELRRKVQKLEEGGSQMACPIKIPGCPFSQEVIEEPLPLNYKSAKIREYDGSTDPEEHLARFENVAMLHCYGDKIKCKVFLTTLVDSAQRWFEKLEPQSVQSFAKFKQVFLQHFGSSKRYRKTAYSLFEAKQSGEESLRTYIKRFNKIALEVLTCAQETKITAFTQGLREGEFFKSLVKKAPRTFEDLLARAEKYINMEEAQRQKKEVARREGGREQGRSRENHDPMGRLSRYAPYRGTRDKAVHMCEERVDTQTPVSKEKLWKYCALHQECTHDTSECRTLQQRHQLPYARDGGPVPKKPRSVPWFRGSQTSIPPRDATRSREKGKQEMDHAKKDKTSGDGPAKGIINMISGGSTDGDSNRARKAWSRRESLGVEEGRQGAGPIITFGPQDLEGVNLPHNDALLIQARIANYDVRRVFVDSGSSVNVLFQEAFEQMDLQGYELSPVKTALYGFAGHTVQPQGEMLLPITLGSGDEKRTVMTRFTLVEAPSSYNVIWVGRL; this is encoded by the coding sequence ATGGCTTCTCATGATCAAACATTACCTGGAGACCATCAGCCAGGACGGAATATTACCATTCCTTTGGAGCAGTTAGAATCATTTGTCCAAGAGGTGGTACGGAAGTCGTTGATAGCTGCAAAGCAACCACAATCAAAGGACATAACGGTGGAGGAAGAAGGAAATCAGGGTAATCCAAACCCTATTGCCCAGGTtcaagaaggagaagaagaagaaagctctTGGATGCATTCAATACAGTCGTCCATGGCAGATGAGTTGCATGAGCTCAGGAGAAAGGTACAGAAGTTGGAGGAGGGGGGTTCCCAAATGGCTTGCCCCATCAAAATTCCGGGTTGCCCTTTTTCACAGGAGGTGATAGAGGAACCCTTGCCACTAAATTACAAGTCGGCTAAAATCCGGGAATACGATGGGAGCACAGACCCAGAGGAGCACCTGGCTCGGTTTGAAAATGTAGCCATGCTACATTGCTATGGAGATAAGATCAAATGCAAAGTCTTCCTAACCACTTTGGTGGACTCTGCCCAAAGATGGTTTGAGAAGTTGGAGCCCCAGAGTGTTCAATCATTTGCCAAGTTCAAGCAAGTGTTTTTGCAGCACTTTGGCAGTAGCAAGAGGTATAGGAAAACTGCCTATAGCCTTTTTGAAGCAAAGCAGTCAGGAGAGGAGTCTTTACGAACCTACATCAAAAGGTTTAACAAAATTGCTTTGGAGGTCCTGACTTGTGCCCAGGAGACCAAGATCACGGCTTTCACTCAAGGTCTTCGGGAGGGGGAATTTTTCAAATCGCTGGTGAAAAAAGCACCCCGGACCTTCGAAGATTTGCTGGCTCGGGCTGAAAAATACATTAACATGGAGGAAGCTCAGAGGCAGAAAAAGGAGGTGGCCCGGCGAGAGGGAGGCCGGGAACAAGGGAGGAGTAGGGAGAACCATGATCCCATGGGGCGATTGTCCCGGTATGCTCCGTACCGAGGAACCCGAGATAAGGCTGTTCATATGTGTGAAGAAAGGGTCGACACGCAGACCCCTGTTTCTAAGGAGAAGCTCTGGAAGTACTGTGCACTTCATCAAGAATGCACTCATGACACCAGTGAGTGTCGAACTCTGCAGCAAAGACACCAACTGCCTTATGCTAGAGATGGTGGGCCGGTCCCAAAAAAGCCTCGAAGCGTGCCTTGGTTTCGGGGGTCACAGACATCGATTCCTCCCCGGGATGCCACCAGATCTCGGGAAAAAGGAAAACAAGAAATGGATCATGCAAAAAAAGACAAAACATCGGGTGATGGGCCGGCCAAAGGTATCATTAACATgatatcgggaggatctacggATGGAGATTCCAACCGGGCTAGGAAGGCCTGGAGTCGGAGGGAAAGCTTAGGGGTGGAGGAAGGAAGGCAGGGGGCGGGGCCAATCATTACATTTGGACCCCAAGACCTGGAGGGAGTAAACTTACCCCATAATGACGCCTTGCTTATACAAGCTCGGATCGCCAATTATGATGTTCGAAGGGTGTTCGTTGACTCGGGAAGCTCAGTGAATGTCCTTTTTCAAGAAGCATTCGAGCAGATGGATTTGCAGGGGTATGAGTTGAGCCCGGTAAAAACCGCCTTATATGGTTTTGCCGGACACACTGTCCAACCCCAAGGGGAAATGTTGCTGCCTATCACCTTGGGATCAGGAGATGAGAAGAGGACGGTCATGACAAGATTCACATTAGTGGAAGCACCTTCTTCCTATAATGTCATCTGGGTAGGCCGGCTATGA